The following are encoded in a window of Colletotrichum lupini chromosome 3, complete sequence genomic DNA:
- a CDS encoding cellulase, with protein sequence MPFSEIFKLNPGTPARVWRWSAGRPQPGTPIDDIEQPSTPPARGGVYLPSIDNSATTEDHGASTGLFFRKISASPQPSAPTATTHSRLRKRTCHLGFVRFSSFRMFLILSLVFLGGYVHYLWKAEAALGVPWVPDPEAQLFQQRPLLPPAQETSIDAYSLPLHTKGRDIVDEEGRRFKLLSVNWYGASDELNIPGGLDVQHRDVIAQTIRGLGFNSVRLPYSDEMVITDPPIPAELVAANPDLIGLKALDIFEACVTALTDAGIAVIVNNHITHSTWCCGADPCDAHWANDHLGPLCRIKQTEEDWIQHWEKIMLRLVDNPGVIGVDLRNEVRGVWGTMTWDKWATAAEKAGNRLLEMNKDWLVIVGGTESGNDLTGVAKRPVVLDVPDRVVYSAHVYAWSGWGSLEGRYSKRAYASFVKAMRHNWAYLVEGDVAPVWVGEFGAPHQPSIGDANYWNNLLRYLKVIDADFGYWAVNPRKPKDNVKETYALVEDDWVTPVLDYRMKDMVEIMRA encoded by the coding sequence ATGCCGTTCTCCGAGATTTTCAAGCTGAACCCCGGCACGCCAGCCAGGGTTTGGCGCTGGAGCGCGGGACGTCCCCAACCTGGGACGCCGATTGATGACATCGAGCAACCGAGCACTCCGCCAGCTAGAGGTGGTGTCTACCTCCCGAGCATAGACAATTCTGCGACAACCGAAGATCATGGAGCCTCCACCGGCCTCTTCTTCCGCAAGATCTCAGCCTCACCCCAGCCTTCTGCACCAACAGCAACAACACATTCGAGATTAAGAAAGAGAACCTGCCACCTTGGCTTCGTCAGATTCTCGTCCTTTAGAATGTTTCTCATACTGTCCCTCGTCTTCCTCGGCGGCTACGTCCACTACTTGTGGAAAGCAGAGGCCGCTCTCGGTGTCCCCTGGGTGCCCGACCCGGAGGCCCAGCTATTCCAGCAGCGGCCCCTACTACCTCCGGCCCAGGAGACCAGCATCGACGCGTACTCGCTGCCGCTGCACACAAAGGGCCGGGACATTGTTGACGAGGAGGGACGTCGCTTCAAGCTCCTGTCCGTCAATTGGTACGGCGCCAGCGACGAGCTCAACATCCCCGGCGGTCTCGACGTCCAGCACCGCGATGTCATTGCGCAGACCATTCGCGGCCTGGGCTTCAACAGCGTCCGCCTGCCCTACAGCGACGAGATGGTCATCACCGACCCCCCGATCCCGGCCGAGCTGGTCGCCGCCAACCCGGACCTGATTGGTCTCAAGGCCCTCGACATATTCGAGGCTTGCGTGACGGCGCTGACGGACGCGGGCATCGCCGTCATCGTCAACAACCACATCACGCACTCGACCTGGTGCTGCGGCGCCGACCCCTGCGACGCCCACTGGGCCAACGACCACCTCGGCCCGCTGTGCCGCATCAAGCAGACCGAAGAAGACTGGATCCAGCACTGGGAGAAGATTATGCTCCGCCTTGTCGACAACCCGGGCGTCATCGGCGTCGACCTGCGGAACGAGGTGCGCGGCGTGTGGGGCACAATGACCTGGGACAAGTGGGCCACGGCGGCCGAGAAGGCCGGCAACAGGCTGCTGGAGATGAACAAGGACTGGctcgtcatcgtcggcgGCACCGAGTCCGGCAACGACCTCACCGGCGTCGCGAAGCGGCCCGTTGTGCTCGACGTGCCCGACCGCGTCGTCTACTCGGCCCACGTGTACGCCTGGTCCGGCTGGGGCAGCCTCGAGGGCCGGTACTCGAAGCGGGCGTACGCCTCCTTTGTGAAGGCCATGCGGCACAACTGGGCCTACCTCGTCGAGGGCGACGTCGCGCCCGTGTGGGTGGGCGAGTTTGGTGCGCCGCACCAGCCCAGCATCGGCGACGCCAATTACTGGAACAACCTGCTGCGTTACCTCAAGGTCATTGACGCCGATTTCGGGTACTGGGCCGTCAACCCGCGCAAGCCAAAGGATAACGTCAAGGAGACATACGCACTCGTCGAGGACGACTGGGTCACGCCCGTGCTGGATTACCGGATGAAGGACATGGTTGAGATTATGAGGGCGTAG